A DNA window from Patescibacteria group bacterium contains the following coding sequences:
- a CDS encoding DegT/DnrJ/EryC1/StrS family aminotransferase → MKVNYSYLEQQFADIEPYMDDIRALVRSGDFTLGMALAEFEAKFANLLGLPYAIGVSSGTDALILSLKILGIGSGDEVITTPNTFVATVGAIAMAGARPVFVDNNEEYNIDVSKINSAITPRTKAIMPVHLAGCPADMPSIMKIARRNNLIVIEDAAQAILASIDGKSVGSWGETAGFSLHPLKNLNIWGDGGVIVTRSKELCEKLRLFRNHGMATRDEIAFWGHNCRLDTLQAVIANRLIKKVHSITDQRIANAKRYDESFADLQEYIQIPPRSANVKQVFHTYVIRVKNRDRLYAYLIEKGIDVKIHYPIPLHLQKAASGLGYKEGDFPVCEEDCRTTITLPVHQHLKPEDIGYVIDSVCGFYRQ, encoded by the coding sequence ATGAAGGTTAATTATTCCTATCTGGAACAGCAGTTTGCGGACATAGAGCCATATATGGATGACATCCGTGCACTCGTTAGAAGTGGCGATTTTACTTTAGGCATGGCACTTGCGGAGTTTGAGGCGAAATTCGCCAACTTGTTGGGGCTGCCATATGCAATTGGTGTGAGCAGCGGCACTGACGCTCTCATTCTCTCATTAAAAATATTAGGTATTGGTTCCGGAGACGAAGTTATTACGACACCGAATACATTTGTTGCTACGGTAGGTGCTATTGCAATGGCAGGCGCACGCCCTGTATTTGTGGATAATAACGAAGAATACAATATCGATGTATCCAAGATTAATAGTGCAATTACGCCACGAACCAAGGCGATAATGCCTGTACACCTTGCAGGCTGTCCAGCCGATATGCCATCCATCATGAAGATAGCCCGACGCAATAATCTAATCGTAATTGAAGATGCAGCTCAAGCAATCCTTGCTTCAATTGATGGTAAATCTGTTGGCTCTTGGGGCGAGACGGCGGGCTTCAGTTTGCACCCGCTTAAGAACCTTAATATATGGGGAGATGGGGGGGTAATTGTCACTCGTTCTAAAGAACTGTGCGAAAAACTACGATTATTTCGCAATCATGGGATGGCTACACGTGATGAAATTGCTTTCTGGGGCCACAATTGTCGTCTGGATACGCTTCAGGCTGTTATCGCTAACAGATTGATAAAGAAAGTGCATTCTATCACTGATCAACGTATTGCAAATGCCAAAAGATATGATGAATCATTTGCCGACTTGCAAGAATATATTCAAATACCTCCACGGAGCGCGAATGTGAAACAAGTTTTTCATACTTATGTTATTCGTGTGAAAAACCGAGACCGCCTCTACGCCTATTTAATTGAAAAAGGTATTGATGTAAAAATTCATTATCCAATTCCCTTACATTTACAAAAAGCGGCATCAGGTTTGGGCTATAAGGAAGGTGACTTCCCTGTATGTGAGGAAGATTGTCGTACCACAATAACCTTACCGGTACATCAACACTTAAAACCGGAAGATATTGGCTATGTGATTGATAGTGTATGTGGATTCTATCGGCAATGA